The nucleotide window TGGCAGTTGCGCCGTGGCTGGTGGCCGGCAGGCCCGTGGCCCTGATGGCCCAGCGCCCCGTCTCCCTCGATCGCCCGGGGCTCCTCGTGAGGACCATGCCGGGCGACCTCGGGGCCTATGCCCGTGATCTCTTCGCGGTCCTCCGGGAGCTCGACGCCGCCGGGGTGGAGGGCATCTTCGTCGAGGCCGTCTCCGAGGACGGCATGGGGCGGACCATCATGGACAGGCTGCGCCGGGCGGCCTCTTGACGCACGACGCCCGCTCATCGTTTATACTGCGACCGAGGCGCCGGGGCCGTACGCATCCGGAGCCCAAGGAGGGGGAAACCCCATGAAGCGATTCCTCGTACTCACGTGCCTTGTGGTCGTCGCGCTCGCTCCGGTATTGCTCGTCACCGACGCGTGGGCCCGGGCCGGCAGCGGCAGCTCGGGCGGCAGCCGGGGATCGCGCAGCTATTCGTCTCCCGCGCGTCCTTCGCAGAGCCCCGCGACTCCAAGTCAGCCCTCCTCTCCGCCCTCGTCGGTCCAGCAGCCCCAGCGTTCGGGGTGGGGCGCGGGCCTCATGGGCGGCCTCGCGGGCTTCGCGCTCGGCGGGCTTCTCGGCAGCATGCTCTTCGGCGGCGGCATGGGCGGCGGCATCGGCCTCATGGAGATCCTGCTGATCGGCGGTGGTATCTTCCTCCTCTTCAGGATGATGCGGAGCCGCCAGGCCGCGCCCGCCTCCGGCCAGGGCTATGGCGGAGGTCAACCGCAGGCCCAGCCACAACCCCAGCCCCAGCCATACCAGACGTCGTACCAGGCGCAGGCCGTGGACACTGGCCCGAGGGACCTCGATCGCGGCGTGAGCTACATCCGCCAGATGGACGCGGGTTTCGACCCCGCGCGCTTCGGCGACACCGCCTCGGATGTCTTCTTCCGCGTGCAGGCGGCGTGGATGGCGCGTGACATCAGCCAGGCGTCGGCCTCGATCACCCCCGAGATGGCCGACATACTCCAGAAGGACTGCGACCGTCTCCGCGGCCAGGGACGGATCAACCGGCTCGACAACATCGCGGTGCGCTCCGTCACCGTCACCGAGGCCTGGCAGGAGAGCGGCCAGGACTACGTCACGGCCCACTTCCTGGCGAGCCTTCTCGACTACACGGTCGACGAGCACTCCGGGCAGGTTGTGGAGGGCAGCCGCACCGAGCCCGTGAAGTTCGAGGAGTTCT belongs to Candidatus Rokuibacteriota bacterium and includes:
- a CDS encoding Tim44 domain-containing protein; amino-acid sequence: MKRFLVLTCLVVVALAPVLLVTDAWARAGSGSSGGSRGSRSYSSPARPSQSPATPSQPSSPPSSVQQPQRSGWGAGLMGGLAGFALGGLLGSMLFGGGMGGGIGLMEILLIGGGIFLLFRMMRSRQAAPASGQGYGGGQPQAQPQPQPQPYQTSYQAQAVDTGPRDLDRGVSYIRQMDAGFDPARFGDTASDVFFRVQAAWMARDISQASASITPEMADILQKDCDRLRGQGRINRLDNIAVRSVTVTEAWQESGQDYVTAHFLASLLDYTVDEHSGQVVEGSRTEPVKFEEFWTFVRPVGPNAWRLSAIQQA